One segment of Buteo buteo chromosome 6, bButBut1.hap1.1, whole genome shotgun sequence DNA contains the following:
- the LOC142031918 gene encoding exocyst complex component 3-like protein 2 — protein sequence MPRPVDVAVPAHDMPKEVGKALKEAFDIGKPPCADAAVIQILTEKTEAAWHVSESLSEKVEAVCLEECLRFLESYENEVRSFLQLDGCPGICSGLRILENCCILRIVWHKLTYICSASTGQDVKVNGFLDRMEDEISGHFLQAVTSKVKGTLKEHFKKCDSGFYYILESLKQSFLAFGKKKTDTYEALVKAVNTIIITEYVQALLTASRKPSSVQRRMIVSKIEEDHRMLQTVFKECLGPAADPLKDPIKAILELIQTSDAEGMKIALLPILKEFPDLRKEHLSAVLDIKDSLSREDRAALLKAFHDNCRESETEPNLLFADIEVNPRKYGLFGCFCC from the exons aAGGAAGTAGGGAAAGCCCTGAAAGAAGCCTTTGATATTGGGAAACCCCCTTGTGCAGATGCTGCAGTCATTCAG ATACTAACAGAGAAGACGGAGGCTGCCTGGCATGTCAGTGAGAGCCTGAGTGAGAAGGTGGAAGCTGTGTGCCTGGAGGAGTGCTTGAGGTTCCTGGAGAG CTATGAAAATGAAGTAAGAAGCTTTCTCCAGCTCGATGGCTGCCCAGGGATCTGCAGCGGCTTACGAATCTTGGAGAACTGCTGCATTCTCAG gattgTCTGGCATAAGCTAACATACATTTGCAGTGCCAGCACTGGTCAGGATGTTAAGGTAAATGGATTTCTGGACAGGATGGAAGATGAGATTTCGGGGCACTTTCTGCAGGCTGTCACTTCTAAAGTCAAG GGAACACTGAAGGAGCACTTCAAAAAGTGTGACAGTGGTTTTTACTACATCCTTGAATCCTTAAAGCAAAGTTTTTTGgcatttgggaagaaaaaaacagacacGTATGAG GCTCTGGTCAAGGCTGTCAACACCATCATTATTACAGAATATGTGCAGGCCCTCCTGACCGCTTCCAGGAAACCATCTTCTGTGCAGAGGAGGATGATTGTCAGCAAGATAGAAGAAGATCATAGGATGCTGCAAACTGTCTTTAAAGAGTGCTTA GGTCCTGCAGCTGATCCCCTCAAGGATCCTATAAAAGCAATTTTAGAACTTATTCAAACTTCTGATGCTGAGGGGATGAAAATAGCCCTTCTGCCCATTCTCAAAGAATTTCCTGATCTAAG gaaagaacatCTGAGTGCAGTGCTGGACATCAAAGACTCGCTCAGCCGAGAAGACAGAGCTGCTCTGTTGAAGGCATTTCACGATAATTGCAGGGAATCAGAAACAGAACCAAACTTGCTTTTTGCAGATATAGAAGTAAATCCTAGAAAATATGGACTCTTTGGATGCTTCTGCTGTTAG